A stretch of Elephas maximus indicus isolate mEleMax1 chromosome 20, mEleMax1 primary haplotype, whole genome shotgun sequence DNA encodes these proteins:
- the ACTR3B gene encoding actin-related protein 3B isoform X23, with protein MASIHGLGSVNLRVGGFPIQSVCIHGLGSVNLRVAGFPIQSVCIHGLGSVNLRVAGFPIPSVCIHGLGSVNLRVGGFPIQSVCIHGLGSVNLRVAGFPIQSVCIHGLGSVNLRVAGFPIQSVCIHGLGSVNLRVAGFPIQSVCIHGLGSVNLRGGADCPIQSVCTHGLGSVNLRVAGFPIQRFSTHGLGSVNLRVAGFPIQRVCTHGLGSVNLRVADCPIQSVCIHGLGSVNLRVAGFPIQSVCIHGLGSVNLRVAGFPIQSVCIHGLGSVNLRVAGFPIQSVCIHGLGSVNLRVADCPIQSVCTHGLGSVNLRVADCPIQSVCTHGLGSVNLRVAGFPIQSVCIHGLGSVNLRVGGFPIQSVCIHGLGSVNLRVAGFPIQSVCIHGLGSVNLRVADCPIQSVCTHGLGSVNLRVAGFPIPSVCICGLGSVNLRVAGFPIQSVCTHGLGSVNLRVAGFPIQSVCTHGLGSVNLRVAGFPIQSVSTCLESPGPCRFLWMWHHPEHFLCV; from the exons atggccAGCATCCATGGCCTTGGCAGTGTTAATCTCAGGGTGGGAGGTTTCCCCATCCAGAGTGTCTGCATCCATGGCCTTGGCAGTGTTAATCTCAGGGTGGCAGGTTTCCCCATCCAGAGTGTCTGCATCCATGGCCTTGGCAGTGTTAATCTCAGGGTGGCAGGTTTCCCCATCCCGAGTGTCTGCATCCATGGCCTTGGCAGTGTTAATCTCAGGGTGGGAGGTTTCCCCATCCAGAGTGTCTGCATCCATGGCCTTGGCAGTGTTAATCTCAGGGTGGCAGGTTTCCCCATCCAGAGTGTCTGCATCCATGGCCTTGGCAGTGTTAATCTCAGGGTGGCAGGTTTCCCCATCCAGAGTGTCTGCATCCATGGCCTTGGCAGTGTTAATCTCAGGGTGGCAGGTTTCCCCATCCAGAGTGTCTGCATCCATGGCCTTGGCAGTGTTAATCTCAGG GGGGGGGCAGATTGCCCCATCCAGAGTGTCTGCACCCATGGCCTTGGCAGTGTTAATCTCAGGGTGGCAGGTTTCCCCATCCAGAGGTTCAGCACCCATGGCCTTGGCAGTGTTAATCTCAGGGTGGCAGGTTTCCCCATCCAGCG TGTCTGCACCCATGGCCTTGGCAGTGTTAATCTCAGGGTGGCAGATTGCCCCATCCAGAGTGTCTGCATCCATGGCCTTGGCAGTGTTAATCTCAGGGTGGCAGGTTTCCCCATCCAGAGTGTCTGCATCCATGGCCTTGGCAGTGTTAATCTCAGGGTGGCAGGTTTCCCCATCCAGAGTGTCTGCATCCATGGCCTTGGCAGTGTTAATCTCAGGGTGGCAGGTTTCCCCATCCAGAGTGTCTGCATCCATGGCCTTGGCAGTGTTAATCTCAGGGTGGCAGATTGCCCCATCCAGAGTGTCTGCACCCATGGCCTTGGCAGTGTTAATCTCAGGGTGGCAGATTGCCCCATCCAGAGTGTCTGCACCCATGGCCTTGGCAGTGTTAATCTCAGGGTGGCAGGTTTCCCCATCCAGAGTGTCTGCATCCATGGCCTTGGCAGTGTTAATCTCAGGGTGGGAGGTTTCCCCATCCAGAGTGTCTGCATCCATGGCCTTGGCAGTGTTAATCTCAGGGTGGCAGGTTTCCCCATCCAGAGTGTCTGCATCCATGGCCTTGGCAGTGTTAATCTCAGGGTGGCAGATTGCCCCATCCAGAGTGTCTGCACCCATGGCCTTGGCAGTGTTAATCTCAGGGTGGCAGGTTTCCCCATCCCGAGTGTCTGCATCTGTGGCCTTGGCAGTGTTAATCTCAGGGTGGCAGGTTTCCCCATCCAGAGTGTCTGCACCCATGGCCTTGGCAGTGTTAATCTCAGGGTGGCAGGTTTCCCCATCCAGAGTGTCTGCACCCATGGCCTTGGCAGTGTTAATCTCAGGGTGGCAGGTTTTCCCATCCAGAGTGTCAGCACTTGTTTGGAATCTCCAGGGCCCTGTCGATTCCTCTGGATGTGGCACCATCCGGAACATTTTCTTTGCGTATAA
- the ACTR3B gene encoding actin-related protein 3B isoform X29 produces the protein MASIHGLGSVNLRVGGFPIQSVCIHGLGSVNLRVAGFPIQSVCIHGLGSVNLRVAGFPIPSVCIHGLGSVNLRVGGFPIQSVCIHGLGSVNLRVAGFPIQSVCIHGLGSVNLRVAGFPIQSVCIHGLGSVNLRVAGFPIQSVCIHGLGSVNLRGGADCPIQSVCTHGLGSVNLRVAGFPIQSVCTHGLGSVNLRVADCPIQSVCIHGLGSVNLRVAGFPIQSVCIHGLGSVNLRVAGFPIQSVCIHGLGSVNLRVAGFPIQSVCIHGLGSVNLRVADCPIQSVCTHGLGSVNLRVADCPIQSVCTHGLGSVNLRVAGFPIQSVCIHGLGSVNLRVGGFPIQSVCIHGLGSVNLRVAGFPIQSVCIHGLGSVNLRVADCPIQSVCTHGLGSVNLRVAGFPIPSVCICGLGSVNLRVAGFPIQSVCTHGLGSVNLRVAGFPIQSVCTHGLGSVNLRVAGFPIQSVSTCLESPGPCRFLWMWHHPEHFLCV, from the exons atggccAGCATCCATGGCCTTGGCAGTGTTAATCTCAGGGTGGGAGGTTTCCCCATCCAGAGTGTCTGCATCCATGGCCTTGGCAGTGTTAATCTCAGGGTGGCAGGTTTCCCCATCCAGAGTGTCTGCATCCATGGCCTTGGCAGTGTTAATCTCAGGGTGGCAGGTTTCCCCATCCCGAGTGTCTGCATCCATGGCCTTGGCAGTGTTAATCTCAGGGTGGGAGGTTTCCCCATCCAGAGTGTCTGCATCCATGGCCTTGGCAGTGTTAATCTCAGGGTGGCAGGTTTCCCCATCCAGAGTGTCTGCATCCATGGCCTTGGCAGTGTTAATCTCAGGGTGGCAGGTTTCCCCATCCAGAGTGTCTGCATCCATGGCCTTGGCAGTGTTAATCTCAGGGTGGCAGGTTTCCCCATCCAGAGTGTCTGCATCCATGGCCTTGGCAGTGTTAATCTCAGG GGGGGGGCAGATTGCCCCATCCAGAGTGTCTGCACCCATGGCCTTGGCAGTGTTAATCTCAGGGTGGCAGGTTTCCCCATCCAGAG TGTCTGCACCCATGGCCTTGGCAGTGTTAATCTCAGGGTGGCAGATTGCCCCATCCAGAGTGTCTGCATCCATGGCCTTGGCAGTGTTAATCTCAGGGTGGCAGGTTTCCCCATCCAGAGTGTCTGCATCCATGGCCTTGGCAGTGTTAATCTCAGGGTGGCAGGTTTCCCCATCCAGAGTGTCTGCATCCATGGCCTTGGCAGTGTTAATCTCAGGGTGGCAGGTTTCCCCATCCAGAGTGTCTGCATCCATGGCCTTGGCAGTGTTAATCTCAGGGTGGCAGATTGCCCCATCCAGAGTGTCTGCACCCATGGCCTTGGCAGTGTTAATCTCAGGGTGGCAGATTGCCCCATCCAGAGTGTCTGCACCCATGGCCTTGGCAGTGTTAATCTCAGGGTGGCAGGTTTCCCCATCCAGAGTGTCTGCATCCATGGCCTTGGCAGTGTTAATCTCAGGGTGGGAGGTTTCCCCATCCAGAGTGTCTGCATCCATGGCCTTGGCAGTGTTAATCTCAGGGTGGCAGGTTTCCCCATCCAGAGTGTCTGCATCCATGGCCTTGGCAGTGTTAATCTCAGGGTGGCAGATTGCCCCATCCAGAGTGTCTGCACCCATGGCCTTGGCAGTGTTAATCTCAGGGTGGCAGGTTTCCCCATCCCGAGTGTCTGCATCTGTGGCCTTGGCAGTGTTAATCTCAGGGTGGCAGGTTTCCCCATCCAGAGTGTCTGCACCCATGGCCTTGGCAGTGTTAATCTCAGGGTGGCAGGTTTCCCCATCCAGAGTGTCTGCACCCATGGCCTTGGCAGTGTTAATCTCAGGGTGGCAGGTTTTCCCATCCAGAGTGTCAGCACTTGTTTGGAATCTCCAGGGCCCTGTCGATTCCTCTGGATGTGGCACCATCCGGAACATTTTCTTTGCGTATAA
- the ACTR3B gene encoding actin-related protein 3B isoform X38, whose translation MASIHGLGSVNLRVGGFPIQSVCIHGLGSVNLRVAGFPIQSVCIHGLGSVNLRVAGFPIPSVCIHGLGSVNLRVGGFPIQSVCIHGLGSVNLRVAGFPIQSVCIHGLGSVNLRVAGFPIQSVCIHGLGSVNLRVAGFPIQSVCIHGLGSVNLRGGADCPIQSVCTHGLGSVNLRVAGFPIQRFSTHGLGSVNLRVAGFPIQSVCIHGLGSVNLRVADCPIQSVCTHGLGSVNLRVADCPIQSVCTHGLGSVNLRVAGFPIQSVCIHGLGSVNLRVGGFPIQSVCIHGLGSVNLRVAGFPIQSVCIHGLGSVNLRVADCPIQSVCTHGLGSVNLRVAGFPIPSVCICGLGSVNLRVAGFPIQSVCTHGLGSVNLRVAGFPIQSVCTHGLGSVNLRVAGFPIQSVSTCLESPGPCRFLWMWHHPEHFLCV comes from the exons atggccAGCATCCATGGCCTTGGCAGTGTTAATCTCAGGGTGGGAGGTTTCCCCATCCAGAGTGTCTGCATCCATGGCCTTGGCAGTGTTAATCTCAGGGTGGCAGGTTTCCCCATCCAGAGTGTCTGCATCCATGGCCTTGGCAGTGTTAATCTCAGGGTGGCAGGTTTCCCCATCCCGAGTGTCTGCATCCATGGCCTTGGCAGTGTTAATCTCAGGGTGGGAGGTTTCCCCATCCAGAGTGTCTGCATCCATGGCCTTGGCAGTGTTAATCTCAGGGTGGCAGGTTTCCCCATCCAGAGTGTCTGCATCCATGGCCTTGGCAGTGTTAATCTCAGGGTGGCAGGTTTCCCCATCCAGAGTGTCTGCATCCATGGCCTTGGCAGTGTTAATCTCAGGGTGGCAGGTTTCCCCATCCAGAGTGTCTGCATCCATGGCCTTGGCAGTGTTAATCTCAGG GGGGGGGCAGATTGCCCCATCCAGAGTGTCTGCACCCATGGCCTTGGCAGTGTTAATCTCAGGGTGGCAGGTTTCCCCATCCAGAGGTTCAGCACCCATGGCCTTGGCAGTGTTAATCTCAGGGTGGCAG GTTTCCCCATCCAGAGTGTCTGCATCCATGGCCTTGGCAGTGTTAATCTCAGGGTGGCAGATTGCCCCATCCAGAGTGTCTGCACCCATGGCCTTGGCAGTGTTAATCTCAGGGTGGCAGATTGCCCCATCCAGAGTGTCTGCACCCATGGCCTTGGCAGTGTTAATCTCAGGGTGGCAGGTTTCCCCATCCAGAGTGTCTGCATCCATGGCCTTGGCAGTGTTAATCTCAGGGTGGGAGGTTTCCCCATCCAGAGTGTCTGCATCCATGGCCTTGGCAGTGTTAATCTCAGGGTGGCAGGTTTCCCCATCCAGAGTGTCTGCATCCATGGCCTTGGCAGTGTTAATCTCAGGGTGGCAGATTGCCCCATCCAGAGTGTCTGCACCCATGGCCTTGGCAGTGTTAATCTCAGGGTGGCAGGTTTCCCCATCCCGAGTGTCTGCATCTGTGGCCTTGGCAGTGTTAATCTCAGGGTGGCAGGTTTCCCCATCCAGAGTGTCTGCACCCATGGCCTTGGCAGTGTTAATCTCAGGGTGGCAGGTTTCCCCATCCAGAGTGTCTGCACCCATGGCCTTGGCAGTGTTAATCTCAGGGTGGCAGGTTTTCCCATCCAGAGTGTCAGCACTTGTTTGGAATCTCCAGGGCCCTGTCGATTCCTCTGGATGTGGCACCATCCGGAACATTTTCTTTGCGTATAA
- the ACTR3B gene encoding actin-related protein 3B isoform X44, with translation MASIHGLGSVNLRVGGFPIQSVCIHGLGSVNLRVAGFPIQSVCIHGLGSVNLRVAGFPIPSVCIHGLGSVNLRVGGFPIQSVCIHGLGSVNLRVAGFPIQSVCIHGLGSVNLRVAGFPIQSVCIHGLGSVNLRVAGFPIQSVCIHGLGSVNLRGGADCPIQSVCTHGLGSVNLRVAGFPIQRFSTHGLGSVNLRVAGFPIQRVCTHGLGSVNLRVAGFPIQSVCIHGLGSVNLRVGGFPIQSVCIHGLGSVNLRVAGFPIQSVCIHGLGSVNLRVADCPIQSVCTHGLGSVNLRVAGFPIPSVCICGLGSVNLRVAGFPIQSVCTHGLGSVNLRVAGFPIQSVCTHGLGSVNLRVAGFPIQSVSTCLESPGPCRFLWMWHHPEHFLCV, from the exons atggccAGCATCCATGGCCTTGGCAGTGTTAATCTCAGGGTGGGAGGTTTCCCCATCCAGAGTGTCTGCATCCATGGCCTTGGCAGTGTTAATCTCAGGGTGGCAGGTTTCCCCATCCAGAGTGTCTGCATCCATGGCCTTGGCAGTGTTAATCTCAGGGTGGCAGGTTTCCCCATCCCGAGTGTCTGCATCCATGGCCTTGGCAGTGTTAATCTCAGGGTGGGAGGTTTCCCCATCCAGAGTGTCTGCATCCATGGCCTTGGCAGTGTTAATCTCAGGGTGGCAGGTTTCCCCATCCAGAGTGTCTGCATCCATGGCCTTGGCAGTGTTAATCTCAGGGTGGCAGGTTTCCCCATCCAGAGTGTCTGCATCCATGGCCTTGGCAGTGTTAATCTCAGGGTGGCAGGTTTCCCCATCCAGAGTGTCTGCATCCATGGCCTTGGCAGTGTTAATCTCAGG GGGGGGGCAGATTGCCCCATCCAGAGTGTCTGCACCCATGGCCTTGGCAGTGTTAATCTCAGGGTGGCAGGTTTCCCCATCCAGAGGTTCAGCACCCATGGCCTTGGCAGTGTTAATCTCAGGGTGGCAGGTTTCCCCATCCAGCG TGTCTGCACCCATGGCCTTGGCAGTGTTAATCTCAGGGTGGCAGGTTTCCCCATCCAGAGTGTCTGCATCCATGGCCTTGGCAGTGTTAATCTCAGGGTGGGAGGTTTCCCCATCCAGAGTGTCTGCATCCATGGCCTTGGCAGTGTTAATCTCAGGGTGGCAGGTTTCCCCATCCAGAGTGTCTGCATCCATGGCCTTGGCAGTGTTAATCTCAGGGTGGCAGATTGCCCCATCCAGAGTGTCTGCACCCATGGCCTTGGCAGTGTTAATCTCAGGGTGGCAGGTTTCCCCATCCCGAGTGTCTGCATCTGTGGCCTTGGCAGTGTTAATCTCAGGGTGGCAGGTTTCCCCATCCAGAGTGTCTGCACCCATGGCCTTGGCAGTGTTAATCTCAGGGTGGCAGGTTTCCCCATCCAGAGTGTCTGCACCCATGGCCTTGGCAGTGTTAATCTCAGGGTGGCAGGTTTTCCCATCCAGAGTGTCAGCACTTGTTTGGAATCTCCAGGGCCCTGTCGATTCCTCTGGATGTGGCACCATCCGGAACATTTTCTTTGCGTATAA
- the ACTR3B gene encoding actin-related protein 3B isoform X1, whose translation MASIHGLGSVNLRVGGFPIQSVCIHGLGSVNLRVAGFPIQSVCIHGLGSVNLRVAGFPIPSVCIHGLGSVNLRVGGFPIQSVCIHGLGSVNLRVAGFPIQSVCIHGLGSVNLRVAGFPIQSVCIHGLGSVNLRVAGFPIQSVCIHGLGSVNLRGGADCPIQSVCTHGLGSVNLRVAGFPIQRFSTHGLGSVNLRVAGFPIQSVCIHGLGSVNLRGGADCPIQSVCTHGLGSVNLRVAGFPIQRFSTHGLGSVNLRVADCPIQSVCTHGLGSVNLRVADCPIQSVCIHGLGSVNLRVAGFPIQSVCIHGLGSVNLRVAGFPIQSVCIHGLGSVNLRVAGFPIQSVCIHGLGSVNLRVADCPIQSVCTHGLGSVNLRVADCPIQSVCTHGLGSVNLRVAGFPIQSVCIHGLGSVNLRVGGFPIQSVCIHGLGSVNLRVAGFPIQSVCIHGLGSVNLRVADCPIQSVCTHGLGSVNLRVAGFPIPSVCICGLGSVNLRVAGFPIQSVCTHGLGSVNLRVAGFPIQSVCTHGLGSVNLRVAGFPIQSVSTCLESPGPCRFLWMWHHPEHFLCV comes from the exons atggccAGCATCCATGGCCTTGGCAGTGTTAATCTCAGGGTGGGAGGTTTCCCCATCCAGAGTGTCTGCATCCATGGCCTTGGCAGTGTTAATCTCAGGGTGGCAGGTTTCCCCATCCAGAGTGTCTGCATCCATGGCCTTGGCAGTGTTAATCTCAGGGTGGCAGGTTTCCCCATCCCGAGTGTCTGCATCCATGGCCTTGGCAGTGTTAATCTCAGGGTGGGAGGTTTCCCCATCCAGAGTGTCTGCATCCATGGCCTTGGCAGTGTTAATCTCAGGGTGGCAGGTTTCCCCATCCAGAGTGTCTGCATCCATGGCCTTGGCAGTGTTAATCTCAGGGTGGCAGGTTTCCCCATCCAGAGTGTCTGCATCCATGGCCTTGGCAGTGTTAATCTCAGGGTGGCAGGTTTCCCCATCCAGAGTGTCTGCATCCATGGCCTTGGCAGTGTTAATCTCAGG GGGGGGGCAGATTGCCCCATCCAGAGTGTCTGCACCCATGGCCTTGGCAGTGTTAATCTCAGGGTGGCAGGTTTCCCCATCCAGAGGTTCAGCACCCATGGCCTTGGCAGTGTTAATCTCAGGGTGGCAG GTTTCCCCATCCAGAGTGTCTGCATCCATGGCCTTGGCAGTGTTAATCTCAGGGGGGGGGCAGATTGCCCCATCCAGAGTGTCTGCACCCATGGCCTTGGCAGTGTTAATCTCAGGGTGGCAGGTTTCCCCATCCAGAGGTTCAGCACCCATGGCCTTGGCAGTGTTAATCTCAGGGTGGCAGATTGCCCCATCCAGAGTGTCTGCACCCATGGCCTTGGCAGTGTTAATCTCAGGGTGGCAGATTGCCCCATCCAGAGTGTCTGCATCCATGGCCTTGGCAGTGTTAATCTCAGGGTGGCAGGTTTCCCCATCCAGAGTGTCTGCATCCATGGCCTTGGCAGTGTTAATCTCAGGGTGGCAGGTTTCCCCATCCAGAGTGTCTGCATCCATGGCCTTGGCAGTGTTAATCTCAGGGTGGCAGGTTTCCCCATCCAGAGTGTCTGCATCCATGGCCTTGGCAGTGTTAATCTCAGGGTGGCAGATTGCCCCATCCAGAGTGTCTGCACCCATGGCCTTGGCAGTGTTAATCTCAGGGTGGCAGATTGCCCCATCCAGAGTGTCTGCACCCATGGCCTTGGCAGTGTTAATCTCAGGGTGGCAGGTTTCCCCATCCAGAGTGTCTGCATCCATGGCCTTGGCAGTGTTAATCTCAGGGTGGGAGGTTTCCCCATCCAGAGTGTCTGCATCCATGGCCTTGGCAGTGTTAATCTCAGGGTGGCAGGTTTCCCCATCCAGAGTGTCTGCATCCATGGCCTTGGCAGTGTTAATCTCAGGGTGGCAGATTGCCCCATCCAGAGTGTCTGCACCCATGGCCTTGGCAGTGTTAATCTCAGGGTGGCAGGTTTCCCCATCCCGAGTGTCTGCATCTGTGGCCTTGGCAGTGTTAATCTCAGGGTGGCAGGTTTCCCCATCCAGAGTGTCTGCACCCATGGCCTTGGCAGTGTTAATCTCAGGGTGGCAGGTTTCCCCATCCAGAGTGTCTGCACCCATGGCCTTGGCAGTGTTAATCTCAGGGTGGCAGGTTTTCCCATCCAGAGTGTCAGCACTTGTTTGGAATCTCCAGGGCCCTGTCGATTCCTCTGGATGTGGCACCATCCGGAACATTTTCTTTGCGTATAA
- the ACTR3B gene encoding actin-related protein 3B isoform X10, producing the protein MASIHGLGSVNLRVGGFPIQSVCIHGLGSVNLRVAGFPIQSVCIHGLGSVNLRVAGFPIPSVCIHGLGSVNLRVGGFPIQSVCIHGLGSVNLRVAGFPIQSVCIHGLGSVNLRVAGFPIQSVCIHGLGSVNLRVAGFPIQSVCIHGLGSVNLRGGADCPIQSVCTHGLGSVNLRVAGFPIQRFSTHGLGSVNLRVADCPIQSVCTHGLGSVNLRVAGFPIQRFSTHGLGSVNLRVADCPIQSVCTHGLGSVNLRVADCPIQSVCIHGLGSVNLRVAGFPIQSVCIHGLGSVNLRVAGFPIQSVCIHGLGSVNLRVAGFPIQSVCIHGLGSVNLRVADCPIQSVCTHGLGSVNLRVADCPIQSVCTHGLGSVNLRVAGFPIQSVCIHGLGSVNLRVGGFPIQSVCIHGLGSVNLRVAGFPIQSVCIHGLGSVNLRVADCPIQSVCTHGLGSVNLRVAGFPIPSVCICGLGSVNLRVAGFPIQSVCTHGLGSVNLRVAGFPIQSVCTHGLGSVNLRVAGFPIQSVSTCLESPGPCRFLWMWHHPEHFLCV; encoded by the exons atggccAGCATCCATGGCCTTGGCAGTGTTAATCTCAGGGTGGGAGGTTTCCCCATCCAGAGTGTCTGCATCCATGGCCTTGGCAGTGTTAATCTCAGGGTGGCAGGTTTCCCCATCCAGAGTGTCTGCATCCATGGCCTTGGCAGTGTTAATCTCAGGGTGGCAGGTTTCCCCATCCCGAGTGTCTGCATCCATGGCCTTGGCAGTGTTAATCTCAGGGTGGGAGGTTTCCCCATCCAGAGTGTCTGCATCCATGGCCTTGGCAGTGTTAATCTCAGGGTGGCAGGTTTCCCCATCCAGAGTGTCTGCATCCATGGCCTTGGCAGTGTTAATCTCAGGGTGGCAGGTTTCCCCATCCAGAGTGTCTGCATCCATGGCCTTGGCAGTGTTAATCTCAGGGTGGCAGGTTTCCCCATCCAGAGTGTCTGCATCCATGGCCTTGGCAGTGTTAATCTCAGG GGGGGGGCAGATTGCCCCATCCAGAGTGTCTGCACCCATGGCCTTGGCAGTGTTAATCTCAGGGTGGCAGGTTTCCCCATCCAGAGGTTCAGCACCCATGGCCTTGGCAGTGTTAATCTCAGGGTGGCAG ATTGCCCCATCCAGAGTGTCTGCACCCATGGCCTTGGCAGTGTTAATCTCAGGGTGGCAGGTTTCCCCATCCAGAGGTTCAGCACCCATGGCCTTGGCAGTGTTAATCTCAGGGTGGCAGATTGCCCCATCCAGAGTGTCTGCACCCATGGCCTTGGCAGTGTTAATCTCAGGGTGGCAGATTGCCCCATCCAGAGTGTCTGCATCCATGGCCTTGGCAGTGTTAATCTCAGGGTGGCAGGTTTCCCCATCCAGAGTGTCTGCATCCATGGCCTTGGCAGTGTTAATCTCAGGGTGGCAGGTTTCCCCATCCAGAGTGTCTGCATCCATGGCCTTGGCAGTGTTAATCTCAGGGTGGCAGGTTTCCCCATCCAGAGTGTCTGCATCCATGGCCTTGGCAGTGTTAATCTCAGGGTGGCAGATTGCCCCATCCAGAGTGTCTGCACCCATGGCCTTGGCAGTGTTAATCTCAGGGTGGCAGATTGCCCCATCCAGAGTGTCTGCACCCATGGCCTTGGCAGTGTTAATCTCAGGGTGGCAGGTTTCCCCATCCAGAGTGTCTGCATCCATGGCCTTGGCAGTGTTAATCTCAGGGTGGGAGGTTTCCCCATCCAGAGTGTCTGCATCCATGGCCTTGGCAGTGTTAATCTCAGGGTGGCAGGTTTCCCCATCCAGAGTGTCTGCATCCATGGCCTTGGCAGTGTTAATCTCAGGGTGGCAGATTGCCCCATCCAGAGTGTCTGCACCCATGGCCTTGGCAGTGTTAATCTCAGGGTGGCAGGTTTCCCCATCCCGAGTGTCTGCATCTGTGGCCTTGGCAGTGTTAATCTCAGGGTGGCAGGTTTCCCCATCCAGAGTGTCTGCACCCATGGCCTTGGCAGTGTTAATCTCAGGGTGGCAGGTTTCCCCATCCAGAGTGTCTGCACCCATGGCCTTGGCAGTGTTAATCTCAGGGTGGCAGGTTTTCCCATCCAGAGTGTCAGCACTTGTTTGGAATCTCCAGGGCCCTGTCGATTCCTCTGGATGTGGCACCATCCGGAACATTTTCTTTGCGTATAA
- the ACTR3B gene encoding actin-related protein 3B isoform X39 codes for MASIHGLGSVNLRVGGFPIQSVCIHGLGSVNLRVAGFPIQSVCIHGLGSVNLRVAGFPIPSVCIHGLGSVNLRVGGFPIQSVCIHGLGSVNLRVAGFPIQSVCIHGLGSVNLRVAGFPIQSVCIHGLGSVNLRVAGFPIQSVCIHGLGSVNLRGGADCPIQSVCTHGLGSVNLRVAGFPIQSVCIHGLGSVNLRVAGFPIQSVCIHGLGSVNLRVADCPIQSVCTHGLGSVNLRVADCPIQSVCTHGLGSVNLRVAGFPIQSVCIHGLGSVNLRVGGFPIQSVCIHGLGSVNLRVAGFPIQSVCIHGLGSVNLRVADCPIQSVCTHGLGSVNLRVAGFPIPSVCICGLGSVNLRVAGFPIQSVCTHGLGSVNLRVAGFPIQSVCTHGLGSVNLRVAGFPIQSVSTCLESPGPCRFLWMWHHPEHFLCV; via the exons atggccAGCATCCATGGCCTTGGCAGTGTTAATCTCAGGGTGGGAGGTTTCCCCATCCAGAGTGTCTGCATCCATGGCCTTGGCAGTGTTAATCTCAGGGTGGCAGGTTTCCCCATCCAGAGTGTCTGCATCCATGGCCTTGGCAGTGTTAATCTCAGGGTGGCAGGTTTCCCCATCCCGAGTGTCTGCATCCATGGCCTTGGCAGTGTTAATCTCAGGGTGGGAGGTTTCCCCATCCAGAGTGTCTGCATCCATGGCCTTGGCAGTGTTAATCTCAGGGTGGCAGGTTTCCCCATCCAGAGTGTCTGCATCCATGGCCTTGGCAGTGTTAATCTCAGGGTGGCAGGTTTCCCCATCCAGAGTGTCTGCATCCATGGCCTTGGCAGTGTTAATCTCAGGGTGGCAGGTTTCCCCATCCAGAGTGTCTGCATCCATGGCCTTGGCAGTGTTAATCTCAGG GGGGGGGCAGATTGCCCCATCCAGAGTGTCTGCACCCATGGCCTTGGCAGTGTTAATCTCAGGGTGGCAGGTTTCCCCATCCAGAG TGTCTGCATCCATGGCCTTGGCAGTGTTAATCTCAGGGTGGCAGGTTTCCCCATCCAGAGTGTCTGCATCCATGGCCTTGGCAGTGTTAATCTCAGGGTGGCAGATTGCCCCATCCAGAGTGTCTGCACCCATGGCCTTGGCAGTGTTAATCTCAGGGTGGCAGATTGCCCCATCCAGAGTGTCTGCACCCATGGCCTTGGCAGTGTTAATCTCAGGGTGGCAGGTTTCCCCATCCAGAGTGTCTGCATCCATGGCCTTGGCAGTGTTAATCTCAGGGTGGGAGGTTTCCCCATCCAGAGTGTCTGCATCCATGGCCTTGGCAGTGTTAATCTCAGGGTGGCAGGTTTCCCCATCCAGAGTGTCTGCATCCATGGCCTTGGCAGTGTTAATCTCAGGGTGGCAGATTGCCCCATCCAGAGTGTCTGCACCCATGGCCTTGGCAGTGTTAATCTCAGGGTGGCAGGTTTCCCCATCCCGAGTGTCTGCATCTGTGGCCTTGGCAGTGTTAATCTCAGGGTGGCAGGTTTCCCCATCCAGAGTGTCTGCACCCATGGCCTTGGCAGTGTTAATCTCAGGGTGGCAGGTTTCCCCATCCAGAGTGTCTGCACCCATGGCCTTGGCAGTGTTAATCTCAGGGTGGCAGGTTTTCCCATCCAGAGTGTCAGCACTTGTTTGGAATCTCCAGGGCCCTGTCGATTCCTCTGGATGTGGCACCATCCGGAACATTTTCTTTGCGTATAA